The following are from one region of the Argopecten irradians isolate NY unplaced genomic scaffold, Ai_NY scaffold_0172, whole genome shotgun sequence genome:
- the LOC138311977 gene encoding uncharacterized protein: MSKKKKENAIHEPVAVYVGEILIKINGGIWWPGYVIDGGTCGTFLNEEDEVSIPLTKGNWCPMPSSEDDPRIKRSLLKLSAEYKKTYRRDMMMLQQRGCTETNQPIPPDVDIKQPYSSYVDTHQTNPTDVDTQTSQILKMLTPSSQILQM; encoded by the exons ATgtcaaaaaagaaaaaggagaatg CTATACATGAACCTGTAGCTGTATATGTAGGTGAGATACTGATCAAAATAAATGGTGGCATCTGGTGGCCGGGGTATGTGATTGATGGAGGTACATGTGGAACTTTCCTCAATGAGGAAGATGAGGTTAG CATACCATTGACAAAGGGTAATTGGTGTCCAATGCCGTCATCTGAAGATGATCCTAGGATCAAGAGGTCTTTAC TGAAATTGTCTGCAGAATATAAGAAAACATATAGGAGGGATATGATGATGCTTCAACAAAGAG GGTGTACAGAGACAAACCAGCCAATTCCACCAGATGTTGACATAAAACAGCCATATTCTTCATATGTTGACACGCATCAGACGAatcctacagatgttgacaCACAAACCAGCCAGATCCTCAAGATGTTGACACCATCCAGCCAGATCCTACAGATGTAA